A region of the Oncorhynchus clarkii lewisi isolate Uvic-CL-2024 chromosome 29, UVic_Ocla_1.0, whole genome shotgun sequence genome:
atcagagggcatagtgggatttcatataagcttccgggttagagtcccactccttgaaagcgacagctctagcctttagctcagtgcagatgttgcctgtaatccattgcttctggttggggtatgtacgtacggtcactgtgggggacgacgtcatcgatgcacttattgatgaagccaatgtgTACTCCTCactgccatcggaggaatcccggaacatattccagtctgtgctagaaaaacagtcctgtagtttagcatctgcgtcatctgaccactttcttattgaccgagtcactggtacttcctgctttaatttttgctcataagcaggaatcaggaggatagaattatggtcagatttgccaaatagagggcgagggagagctttgtatgcatctctgtgtgtggagtaatggtGGTCTAGAgattttccccctctggttgcacatttaatatgctgatagaaatttggtaaaaccgatttaagtttccctgcattaaagtccccggctactaggagcaccaccactgggtgagcgttttcttgtttgcttaatacagctcattcaatgctgtcttagtgccagcctcagtctgtggtggtatgtaaaccaATATGAAAAATAcatatgaaaactctctaggtagatagagtATCTGTAGACCACagtacctcaggcgagcaatagcttgagacttccagtgtgatggtgattgtgtcgtctgtggacctgttggggtggtatgcaaactgaagtgggtctagggtggccggtaaggtggaggtgatatgattcttgactggtctcttaaagcacttcatgatgacagaagtgagtgctatggggtgatagtcatttagttcagtcatctttgccttcttgggtacaggaacaatagtagccatcttgaagcatgtggggacaacagactgggatagggagcgattaaatatgtccgtaaacacactagcctgcgcatgctctgaggacgcggctagggatgccgtctgggcctgcagctttgtgagggttaacacgctgAAATATTTTACTAACGTCAGCCACATAGAAGGAGAGGGGTGCAGGCCTTGTTAGCGGGCAGCGATGGCGGTACTATATTATCCTCCAAGCGTGctaagaaggtgtttagtttgtctggaagcgtgacgtcagtgtccgtgacgtggctggttctttttgtagtccgtgatttcctgtaggcCCTGCCACAGccctgagccgttgaattgcaactccaccttGACATAGTCAGTCTCACTAAATGTTTACAAAGGGTACCCAATACACATCACACCTCACCCTCTTCAGGGTCCTCGTGCACTCTGCACCCAGCATTTGACAGTTACCATGCTACCAGTCTGAAATAGGTTCATAAGGAGTTTATttgagagacaaacttatcatcAAGAAGCTTGGTTGATGTTGCAGTGGACTCACGGTTTGTAAAAGAGACCGTAAGGAGGGTTGGTGGCCATCAGTTGGGTCACAACAGATATGAGGATCAGCACCAGAACAGGAAGAAGCTGCAGGAAGGCTGTGAAGGTGTTCTGCTGAGGAAAGGCAGAACCAGAAGCAGTTCTTAAACAAATCACATAACTggaaaaacatttaatcaatGTACAGAAACGTTTCAAGGACTCGTTTGCTTACTGCAACAATCTGGTCTAGGCATGGTGAAAGCTTCTACTCTTATTTTCACAGCTGGTCTGTTTCACTGGTCAACCTTCCACCCCCACTGTAACTGATCCTCTTGGAGCAGCATAAGGTTCTCCATTTAACTGCCTATTGCAGCACCTCAGAGGGAGATGGTATCCAATGACAAACAGGATCAAATCTAAAACCCCCACCCAACCTCAGGGAGTGGAGTTCTTTCAAATCAAGGTCCAGCATCAATTGTAAACCCATAAACACATCAGCTATAGCTCTGTTGGCTAAACTGTACACCCATAGGCAATCAGCTATAGTTCTGTTGTTTAAACTGTACACCCATAGGAAATCAGCTGTAGTTCTGTTGGTTAAACTGTAAACCCATAGGAAATCAGCTGTAGGTCTGTTGGTTAATCACACAGCCACAGAACATCTATGAGTTGAACTGGTGGGATTTTCTCTGAGATCTCTCATGTGGgcactgactgacctgactgcggttctcccccacctcctcctcgcGCCTCTCATATGCTCGTCGCCGACGAGGCTGATAGAAGTCAGAGTAGGTGGCTCCTCGGTTGCTGTACACATGGATGTTGCCTACGGGAGCAGAACAGACATGATTTACATGCTCTGAACTACTTAGCAACAACTGACAATGAGTCACTCAAATCCAAAATTCAAGTAACAGAGATTAAACGCACACACCAACTCTCTctttcagaaacacacacacacaaactgacctGTGGGAAACCTTCCTCCAAAGAAGATGTTGAAGAGTTCCTCAGGGGAGATGTCGGCCTCAAAGTCGCTGTTGAAGTTGCGGTAGTGTCCGTGGCGAGCGTGGGCGTTGCTCTCAGACGGAGCCTGTTCTCCATACTGGTCATACTGATGACGCTTCTCAGCGTTGCTGAGCACCGCATACGCATTGCCTATGGCTGTAAAGAAAAAAATACTTATCAGGCCTACGATTTGGTGCCGTCTGATGTACAGAGCCACAACAACATGAGAAGGGAGGGGCAAGTCTAATTATCTGCACCGGCAGTTCCACAAAAatacaaatcaaatctaattttgttTGTtgaatgcttggtaaacaacaggtgtagactaacagtgaaaaaCTTTCTTATGGGTTCTATTCCAACAATGAAGAGTTAAAGataaaaatgtaatacaaaaTGTAAATAGTGACATGAGGAACACATACACAGTGTAAAAATAACATGGCGAAATACAGGGAGTACCCGTAGCGACTCGATGTGTagaggtacgaggtagttgagataGCTATTTACATATAGAGGTAGTGACAAGGCAACATGATAAATACACAGTAGCAACAGCCTATATATGGTgtaaaaaggtgtgtgtgtagcGTCAGAATGCTTGCGTGcggcaaatacagttgaagtcggaagtttacatacacttagattggcgtcattaaaactcgtttttcaaccactcgacaaatttcttgttaacaaactatagttttggcaagtcggttaggacatctactttgtgcatgacacaagtcaattttccaacaattgttaacagacaaattatttcacttataattcactgtatcacaagtccagtcggtcagaagtttacatacactaagatgactgtgcctttaaacagcttggaaaattccataaaattatgccatggctttagaagcttctgatagcctaattggaggtgtacctgtggatgtatttcaaggcctaccttcaaactcagtgcatctttgttCGACATCGTGggaaaaaatcaaaagaaatcagccaaaaccacaGAAAAAAATTGTTGatctctacaagtctggttcatccttgggagcaatttccaaatgcctgaaggtaccacgttcatctgtacaaacaatagtatgcaagtataacaccatgggaccaggcagccgtcataccgctcaggaaggagacgcgttctgtttcctagagaagAACGAACTTtggttcgaaaagtgcaaatcaatcccagaacagcaacaaaggaccttgtgaagatgctggaggaaacaggtacaaaagtatctttatccacagtaaaacgagtcctatatcgacataatctgaaaggccgctcagcaaggaagaagccactgctccaaaaccaccataaaaaagccagactacggtttgcaactgcacatggggacaaagattgtactttttggagaaatgtcctctggtctgatgaaacaaaaatagagctgtttggccataatgaccatcgttatgtttggaggaaaaagggggaagcatGCAattccgaagaacaccatcccaacagtgaagcatgggggtggcagcatcatggtgtgggggtgatttgctgcaggagggactggtgcacttcacaaaatatgccaggaaaattatgtggatatattgaagcaacatctcaagacatcagtcaggaagttaaagcttggtcacaaatgggtcttccaaatgaacaatgaccccaagcatatttccaaagttgtgttaaaatggcttaaggacaacaaagtcaaggtattggagtggccatcaaagccctgacctccatcctatagaaaatgtgtgggcagaactgaaaaagtgtgtgcaagcaaggaggcctacaaacctgactcagttacaccagctctgtcaggaggaatgggccaaaattcacccaacttaatgtgggaagcttgtggaagattacccgaaacgtttgacccaagttaaacaatttaaaggcaatgctaccaaatactaaatgagtatgtaaacttctgacctactgggaatgtgatgaaataaataaaagctgaaataaatcattctactattattctgacatttcacattcttaaaataaagtggtcatcctaactgacctaaaacagggaattttactagatttaaatgtcaggaattgtgaacaactgagtttaaatgtatttggctaaggtgtacagtatgtaaactcccgagttcaactgtatgtgtgtgttggggtgtcagtgtaagtgtgtgtgggtaggtgctaaaaagggtcaatgcatttagtccgggtagccatttgattagctattaaTTCAGTCTTGTTTAGcactcttatggcttgggggtagaagctgttcagggtcatgtTTCCAAACTTGTTGCATCGGTACCGCTTTCCATGCGGTAGCAgatagaacagtctatggcttgggtggctggtgtctttgacaatttatttgggccttcctctgacccatgggcccatgccaaatctctacagcctcctgagggggaaaaggtgctgTGTGGACCATGTGTagctgtgtaggtgtgtgtggaccatgttaattccttagtgatgtggacacaaagaaacttgaagctctctcgatccgctccactacagccccatcgatgtggatggatGTGTGCTcgcccctccgtttcctgtagtccatgatcagcgcctcttgctgatgttgagggagaggttgttgtcctggcaccacactgctagaTCGccgacctcttccctataggctgcctaattgttgtcagtgatcagtcctaccactgttgtgttgtcagtaaACTTGGTGTTGGGAGTCGTGCATGgttacgcagtcatgggtgaacaggaagagGGGGATTGAGCACACCCCCCAAGGGGCCCCTTGTTgatggtcagcgtggcggatgtattgttgcctaccctcaccgcctggggtaggcccgtcaggaagtccaggatccagttgcagagggaggtgttccgTCCCAAGGTCCTGAGCTTGGtgttgagcttggagggcactatggtgttgaatgctgagctgtagtcagtgaacagcattatcacgtaggtgttccttttgtccaagtgggaaagggtagcgtggagtgcaatagagattgagtcatctgtggatctgtttgggctttatgcaaattggagtgggtccagggtgtctgggatggtgttgttgatgtgagccattcaAAGCATTTCATTGCTTTATATGTGAGTTCTACAGGGCGattgtaacctgcctaaataactttggcattcttgggcacagggactatggttgtctgcttgaaacaagttggtattacagaccggGTCAAGGATTGGTTGAATAAAGGACAGGAGGTAGCCTAGCAATTAAGAGcgatgggccagtaaccgaaaggttgctggtttgaacaTCCAAGCCGTCTGGTgacaaatctgtcaatgtgcctttgagcgaggcacttaaccctaattgctcctgtaaattgctctggataagagtatctcctaaatgaaaaatgttttttaaagaatgtaaaatgtcagtgaagacacttgccaggtgGTCAGCACATACTCCGAGTAAGTGTCCTGGTATTTTATCTGGCCTtgcgaatgttaacctgtttaaagttcttactcacatcggctacaaaAAGCGAGATCATACAGTCgccggaacagctggtgcgctCATGCATAGTTCAGTGTTGTTTGCCTTGAAGCTAGCATAAAACGGTAATTAGGTCGTCTGGAAGGCTTGCGTCGCTGGGCAGCTCGGGGCTGGGTTTCCCTTCGTAATCTGTGATACCGCAATCATCCAAATCAatgttagtgatcgctgttctgatgtccagaagctgctTTTGGTCATAGGAAATGGCGAGACATGATGTaccaaaaaaacaacacaaaatagcagaattggtcaggagcccgtaaGATTGCAGCTATCCACTGCAGTGCCATCTTCTTACAGTGGCCCTATTCATTTATCATTTTAGGAGCACATGAGAAATGCTCACATGATCATCTAATGTgaccagaggaggaggaagatctGATACCGATAAGTCCTGGATCAGGAGAGGGAAACACAGCAGTAAGAGGCATCCCTTTACCTTTAAATGCATCTGTTGCTCCCGGGGCACAATTCTTATCAGGGTGGAACTTCAGTGCCAGCTTCCTGTATGCCTTCTTCAGATCTTCATCACTAGCGTCTTTAGGAACGCCCAGGATCTCATAGAAGTCCTTGCATTTCTTTATCCTGCATGGatcaaacaaaacaaagaatattttgaaatctgacatcaCAACATTAATGTGTACAATGTGCAGGTGCACATCTTGACAAAAGCTGTGGTCTCGGAGTGCTCAAACTGAATGATGGCCTATCACTaaataaaatatagaaaaactCAGGTAAAGACAGTGTGAGTGTGATTTAATACTAAGGGGCAGGTACCTGAAAACACCCTGACGCTGATCCTCTGTGTAGGTCTGCTTCTCCTCACTGGCTCCTCTGCGTGCCTCCTCTCCATCCCCGTCCTCTTCATTTGATCGAAAGCCACGTGGTGGGGGTATGTGGGGCTCCTCTGGGGCAGCCGAGCTCCCATTCCTCACTATGGCATCAATCAGCACTGACGGAAGACCGAGAGATCAGGCAAGTGGGTAAATATCAATAGATGAAAAATCAAGGCTGAGGCTGGCTAAGACTAACTTTTGGTGTGGCGCGGAATCTTCCTTGATTTAAAGAGTAAATAACACAAAACAATTTGCGATTGTTTATACCGATCTAAAGATGACACATAAATCCACAATACTTTAGGCTAGAAACAAGCAGTAAAATGCCAGTGTAAGACGTGACTAACACGCTGACCAGATCGCATCACGCGAATGTTGATTTTTATCCTACTACACCAGAcatgatcaggacacgcaggttgaaatatcaaaacgaactctgaacaaactatattaatttggggacaggtagaAAAGCATTACACATTTAtgccaatttagctagctagctagcttgctgttgctagttaatttgtcctgggatataaacattgggttgttattttacctgaaatgcacaaggtcctatactccgacaattaatccacagactACTATACATTTTCTCTCCTacttcaggcttcttctttggactttatatggtggttggcaaccaaACTTAAGGCGCATTACCATTACCGACTGGAGTGtagacctcagttcatctttcaatcacccacgtgggtatatgctccaaAAAACAATGAGATGACACGTgagtatatgctcctaaaaaccaatgaggtgggagaggcgggacttgcagatTTGTATCTGCTTTCAAACCACCCACGAAGGTGACTTGAAATATCTGCTTCTATGTGTTTTTTGGCTGTTGAGACTTCAGGAAAACAAATTCTAAATCAGATATGCAAAAAAAATGGATTTCAATAAATTCAaaactgccaatgtgaacaaggcttaaTTAAGAGAGTTCACAAATTGTGTTTACGAGGACAAGGGAATCTTACTTTGTAAAGCGTGCCAAAACTATCAACCACATAAAAAAGCAAAACGACGGTGGAGCACCTGAGATCCAATCAACACCAGACTCGAAAGGCGAGCTAACAAGTATTTTGATGTAAATAACTTAACTTACTTATTTTGATAGTAGGGTAACAGAGTAGCCTACTCATTATGTTGCATAAGCTATCTTCAACGGTGGCAAACTGAGGTAATCTTTGCAGGCTAGCGAGCTACGTTAGATAGATCTTTGATCTTTGctgtggtgtgtgagtgtgttgggtTCTGTTCGCGTGTGTGAGGGAGAGTGTGTGCGATGTACAGATTTGTGGCACATTGATCAAAGGCAACAGTGGTGAATATTGCTAGCTTTCCTAGCCAGTATTTAAATCACTGACCTAAATAGGTTCAGGGTTAGCATGGAGGAAATAATGACCAGAACAATATGGGAAAAAAGCAAATAAATGATGGAGTGTccttttgtgtgttgtgtggggctGTTGGGATCtcgccatttgtgtgtgtgttaaatgtaTATTGCTTTTGGAAAGAGCTCAATTTTGcaatgagctcaatttcgagtctcatagcaaaggttctgaaaacttatgtaaatagggTATCTGATTTTTGTcatacatttgcagaaatgtctaaaaacctgttttcgctttgtcattatgtgtagattgagggaaataaggctgtaacataacaaaatccaGTATACCTACCTGAGCTTTACCTGCACTACATCAACGATTGCGTTAAGGGCAAGGATACGTGATCTTGGAAGAGACCACCGACACCTGTGGGAGGTGTGCCCTAAACATTCTACTTCAGCCAGTGGGTGAGAGACCCATAATGGCAGACTTTACCTTTTTGGACATGCCTTAGAATGAACTTGCCAAATGCGGGTAGATTTTAGCATTGTCGGGTAATACGtctatttcaccagccacgttgACGGGTGGTCAGGGATTCACAGTGGTAGCATTTGTGAATAAAAATAGTCAAGTACCAAGTGCCTTTAGAAGTGATTTACACATCGACTtcttccacatttagttgtgtttaggccagtgacacaatctcaattgaatccattttaaattcaagagGTAAGACAAAACCCCATTAGAGGATTATGTTTTtgtaaatgtttacaaattagttcaatttttttttattgcatGCACtcagtgtgcaataatagtgtttaacatgatttttgaatgactacctcatccctctctgtaccccatacatacagctaattgtaaggtccctcagtcaagcagtgaatttcaaacacagattcaaccaaagaGCAGAGATTTTCCAATGACTTGCAAAtatgggcacctattggtagatgggtaaaaaaaacaaacacaaaacaaaaaccaGACATAAtgttcctttgagcatggtgaaattattcattacactttggatggtatatcaatacacccagtcactacaaagatagtcgtccttcctaactcagttgccggagaggaaggaaaccactcagggatttcaccatgaggccaaaggtGATTTTAAATCAATtagagagtttaatggctgtgacaggagaaaattgaggataaatcaacaacattgtagttattccacaacactaacctacaGAGttaaaaggaagcctgtacaaaataaaataatattccCAAACATGTATCCAGTTTGCAATAAggtactaaagtaaaactgcaaaaaatgtggcaaagaaataaagttacgtcctgaatacaaagcattatgtttggggcaaatccaacacgtcaacgagtaccactcttcatattttcaagcatggtggtggctgcatcatgttatgggtatgcttgtcatcagcaagaaCCTTCAGATAAAcgaaatagagctaagcacaggcaaaaataatcctagaggaaaacctggttcagtctgttcagacaaattcacctttcagcaggttaataaccta
Encoded here:
- the LOC139388108 gene encoding dnaJ homolog subfamily C member 18-like isoform X1, giving the protein MDKQESDRLIEKAKLCLRSGRREKALQLLYEAQKIFPSTRARVLIDAIVRNGSSAAPEEPHIPPPRGFRSNEEDGDGEEARRGASEEKQTYTEDQRQGVFRIKKCKDFYEILGVPKDASDEDLKKAYRKLALKFHPDKNCAPGATDAFKAIGNAYAVLSNAEKRHQYDQYGEQAPSESNAHARHGHYRNFNSDFEADISPEELFNIFFGGRFPTGNIHVYSNRGATYSDFYQPRRRRAYERREEEVGENRSQQNTFTAFLQLLPVLVLILISVVTQLMATNPPYGLFYKPAMGLVVSRETQNMGVPYYVDKGFQKEYRGESLEELEKTIESDYIEHLQSSCWKEKQQKSDLANLAQLYRDDRLKAKAESLKLDNCDKLYRFVGRQRGEGGA
- the LOC139388108 gene encoding dnaJ homolog subfamily C member 18-like isoform X2, producing MDKQESDRLIEKAKLCLRSGRREKALQLLYEAQKIFPSTRARVLIDAIVRNGSSAAPEEPHIPPPRGFRSNEEDGDGEEARRGASEEKQTYTEDQRQGVFRIKKCKDFYEILGVPKDASDEDLKKAYRKLALKFHPDKNCAPGATDAFKAIGNAYAVLSNAEKRHQYDQYGEQAPSESNAHARHGHYRNFNSDFEADISPEELFNIFFGGRFPTGNIHVYSNRGATYSDFYQPRRRRAYERREEEVGENRSQNTFTAFLQLLPVLVLILISVVTQLMATNPPYGLFYKPAMGLVVSRETQNMGVPYYVDKGFQKEYRGESLEELEKTIESDYIEHLQSSCWKEKQQKSDLANLAQLYRDDRLKAKAESLKLDNCDKLYRFVGRQRGEGGA